A region of Polyangiaceae bacterium DNA encodes the following proteins:
- the pdxA gene encoding 4-hydroxythreonine-4-phosphate dehydrogenase PdxA, with product MKRSTVAVSLGCPSGTGPELAVVAAANSDARSVLVGDIDVLRRAASIRHVDSNRLCMVASSADVQALEPGKIGVWGSSTRLGRLPIFGAPTAEDGAAQLAWIDEALGLTRMGIADALVTGPVSKHAIATSHAPHAVGFSGHTEYLAEVLGAREVVMAFRSAMMTTALVTTHLPLARVPEAITKDAVATSSYWIVRLLHALGIAMPRVGIAALNPHAGEGGLLGDEETTRIAPGMEIARTRLEADGYAALLDGPIGAETAFRKHAAGDYDGVVAMYHDQATIPCKLVGFGKTVNVTLGLPIIRTSVDHGTGYDIAGKGLADPAAMHHAMELAVRLSRASGRASITQTV from the coding sequence ATGAAGCGATCGACCGTTGCTGTGAGTCTGGGTTGTCCCAGTGGAACAGGGCCCGAGCTTGCGGTCGTTGCGGCCGCCAATTCGGACGCTCGCTCGGTGCTCGTTGGGGACATCGACGTCCTTCGGCGCGCCGCTTCGATTCGACATGTGGACTCGAATCGTCTCTGCATGGTCGCCTCGTCTGCGGATGTGCAGGCGCTCGAACCGGGCAAGATTGGCGTGTGGGGTTCGAGCACGCGGCTCGGCCGATTGCCTATCTTTGGTGCACCAACGGCCGAAGATGGCGCGGCGCAGCTTGCCTGGATCGACGAGGCGCTTGGTCTCACGCGCATGGGCATCGCGGATGCGCTCGTGACGGGACCCGTATCGAAGCACGCCATTGCGACGAGCCATGCGCCGCACGCGGTTGGTTTTTCCGGACATACTGAATATTTGGCCGAGGTTTTGGGTGCACGAGAGGTCGTCATGGCATTTCGTTCGGCCATGATGACGACGGCGCTCGTGACGACGCATTTGCCGCTTGCCCGAGTGCCCGAGGCCATCACGAAAGACGCCGTTGCGACCAGTTCATATTGGATCGTGCGCCTACTGCATGCGCTTGGTATTGCGATGCCGCGGGTCGGCATTGCGGCGCTCAATCCGCACGCAGGGGAGGGCGGGCTGCTCGGTGACGAAGAAACGACGCGCATTGCACCGGGGATGGAGATTGCACGCACGAGGCTCGAAGCGGACGGATATGCCGCATTGCTCGATGGCCCCATCGGGGCGGAGACGGCATTTCGCAAACACGCAGCCGGGGATTACGACGGCGTGGTCGCGATGTACCACGACCAAGCCACCATTCCGTGCAAATTGGTGGGATTTGGAAAAACCGTCAACGTGACGCTGGGATTGCCCATCATACGCACGAGCGTCGATCATGGGACCGGATACGACATTGCCGGCAAAGGATTGGCCGATCCTGCAGCCATGCATCACGCCATGGAGCTCGCCGTACGGCTTTCACGAGCAAGCGGGCGAGCGTCGATCACGCAAACCGTGTAA
- a CDS encoding CopD family protein, translating into MTNPSHFALVWLHIVGNIVWIGSILAVAAAITGKNGEPKVRGELGLRIYRLLSVPSFVLSFIAGTARLFMDPKYYFVEHHWMHGKLLFAVAVIGIHHVIGGRAKKLARGTVQDAGPTATMAMVFLVSAVVAAFFAIFRVPN; encoded by the coding sequence ATGACGAACCCCTCCCACTTCGCTCTCGTGTGGCTCCACATTGTGGGCAACATCGTTTGGATTGGCTCGATCCTGGCCGTCGCCGCAGCGATCACGGGAAAGAACGGAGAGCCGAAAGTTCGCGGCGAGCTTGGGTTGCGAATCTACCGCCTGCTCTCGGTGCCGTCGTTCGTGCTTTCGTTCATTGCCGGAACGGCTCGGCTTTTCATGGACCCGAAGTACTACTTCGTCGAGCATCACTGGATGCACGGCAAGCTCTTGTTTGCTGTCGCCGTGATCGGCATTCATCACGTCATCGGCGGTCGAGCGAAAAAGCTTGCGCGGGGAACTGTGCAAGACGCGGGACCGACTGCTACGATGGCGATGGTGTTTTTGGTATCGGCCGTCGTTGCGGCGTTTTTCGCGATTTTCCGGGTGCCCAACTGA
- a CDS encoding oxidoreductase: protein MHVIVLGAGALGRIYGARLAAAGVAVSFLVRKSRLDETYSFVVEQVNGEKRRNVVERPNRIATIPNDATLVLLTVRFDQIDRIRHDPNDELANLLRAAPAAPVVVLSPALAPQLEALKNVVGRRVVSAMPGVFGYIDDVDDRGVVRYWATGIAPTLFDDEASGEVHSLSRDALEVLARRLTNDGLPTRFERDVASLNAASTTAFFPLIAAIDAGHGVDGVLGDKELLDTAISAAKECETLGKKIGKVAPWAQLLTRFIGPYTIKPGVALARRVAPETVRFVERHFGRKLHAQHLAMGDTIREIGREHGIDMPHLDHLLAIVRSS, encoded by the coding sequence ATGCACGTCATCGTCCTCGGAGCAGGGGCACTCGGCCGTATCTATGGCGCTCGCCTCGCAGCAGCCGGCGTCGCGGTATCCTTCCTCGTCCGCAAATCGCGCCTCGATGAAACCTATTCTTTCGTCGTCGAACAAGTGAACGGGGAAAAACGTCGCAATGTGGTGGAACGACCCAATCGCATCGCAACGATCCCGAACGATGCGACGCTCGTATTGCTCACCGTCAGGTTCGATCAAATCGACCGTATTCGTCACGATCCGAACGACGAACTGGCAAACCTTCTGCGCGCGGCACCCGCCGCGCCCGTCGTCGTGTTGTCACCAGCGCTCGCGCCTCAGCTCGAAGCATTGAAAAACGTGGTTGGGCGTCGCGTCGTAAGCGCAATGCCGGGCGTGTTTGGATACATCGACGATGTCGATGATCGTGGTGTCGTTCGTTATTGGGCCACGGGCATTGCGCCGACGTTGTTCGACGATGAAGCCTCGGGAGAAGTGCATTCGCTCAGTCGGGACGCGCTCGAAGTGCTCGCCCGGCGGCTCACGAACGATGGATTACCCACGCGCTTCGAACGCGATGTCGCGTCTCTCAATGCCGCCAGCACGACGGCCTTTTTTCCACTCATTGCGGCCATCGATGCAGGCCACGGCGTCGACGGCGTGCTTGGCGACAAGGAATTGCTCGATACGGCGATTTCGGCGGCAAAGGAATGCGAAACGCTCGGGAAAAAAATTGGCAAAGTGGCACCGTGGGCGCAGCTTTTGACTCGGTTCATTGGACCGTACACCATCAAGCCCGGCGTAGCGCTCGCCCGCCGCGTAGCTCCGGAAACCGTGCGATTCGTCGAGCGACACTTCGGGCGAAAACTGCACGCACAACACTTGGCAATGGGCGATACGATTCGCGAAATCGGGCGCGAGCATGGCATTGACATGCCGCACCTCGATCACTTGCTCGCCATTGTACGTAGCTCTTGA
- a CDS encoding tetratricopeptide repeat protein: protein MAVDRDKVLRAAQKFIEGKRWDKAIAEFQRLIAEDPKDVRILLKVGDCHMRQEEYAEAIETYEVVARIYIEATDQKQAEPLKAVRVYKQILDIIDKRAPKLMERFGWVLPTLAELYMGLGLTSDASATYEDLATRLHKAGKEKEATEALKKVIELDPNNPMPRLRLAEAFSRAKETSAAIEQLGSAAELLVKAGRRDDALKVTERLLTIKADSRYARAAAKMYLERGQANDAMTALAKLQIAFKENPKDLDTLSLLAKAFDKLGQGAKAIEVLKEATRIAKEAKNLEKFDELLQSLVARAPDDDVVRQLVASRPRVQPIVEEESVIVVEEMTEEDLPPESEPVEAPPSVRLEPPQPDDDALRARQILQQADAYYAVRDYASAITILRDGVAMVPPSRELRAKLCDVLVEAGDHEGGIRQMLIFAQRLSIEGDVPAAAKLLDEVLLIDPAQADAIQMLRALGYDVAVPQAAVAYQQPAYAHQGYDPNAYDPNAYDAAASGAYQQYPQEAHQGLDFSDSYAGGAYAQQYPGYPAQGQVAVHYADAGHYPNVPQPSPSQYGGTLDEDVLEQIDFFANQGLLEDARQLLDDQLLRLPNHPMLLYKRSEIEQMGRPSYVPQVPAEGFAHKRSEYPPDENAEDIARMIEQIGDFAVEQPAAAAQAEYPQWNVDTVFQQFKAGVTAQISESDAATHYDLGVAYREMGMYADAINEFEVAARDPSRECVCRSVIGMIHLQFGNVDAAIAAFLRGLEAPQKTREQELALAYETADAYEARKNPEQALHYFKHVAQLDPNYRDPRGGVQDRIRRLEPSPAHPATARTPRQDLLSSDDFDAAFDDLFSSGKLP from the coding sequence GTGGCGGTCGATCGCGACAAGGTGCTCCGTGCAGCGCAGAAGTTCATAGAAGGCAAGCGCTGGGACAAGGCGATCGCCGAGTTCCAGAGGCTCATCGCCGAAGATCCGAAAGACGTCCGGATTCTGCTCAAAGTCGGCGACTGCCACATGCGGCAAGAGGAGTATGCCGAAGCGATCGAGACGTACGAGGTCGTTGCGCGGATCTACATCGAAGCGACGGATCAGAAGCAGGCCGAGCCGCTGAAGGCGGTCCGCGTTTACAAGCAGATCCTGGACATCATCGACAAACGCGCGCCGAAGCTGATGGAACGCTTCGGTTGGGTGCTGCCCACGCTCGCCGAGCTCTACATGGGGCTTGGTTTGACGAGCGATGCGTCCGCGACGTACGAAGACCTTGCAACGCGGTTGCATAAGGCGGGCAAAGAAAAAGAAGCGACCGAGGCGCTGAAGAAGGTCATCGAGCTCGATCCGAACAATCCCATGCCGCGGCTGCGACTTGCCGAGGCATTCAGTCGGGCGAAAGAGACTTCCGCGGCGATCGAGCAGCTTGGTTCCGCCGCCGAGCTACTCGTGAAGGCGGGGCGTCGAGACGACGCGTTGAAGGTGACCGAGCGGCTTTTGACGATCAAAGCCGACAGCAGATACGCGCGTGCAGCGGCCAAGATGTACCTCGAACGCGGCCAGGCGAACGACGCCATGACCGCCCTGGCCAAACTGCAAATCGCGTTCAAGGAAAATCCCAAAGACCTCGATACGCTGAGTTTGCTCGCAAAAGCTTTCGACAAACTCGGTCAAGGCGCGAAGGCAATCGAAGTCCTGAAGGAAGCGACGCGTATCGCCAAAGAAGCGAAGAACTTGGAGAAGTTCGACGAGCTTCTGCAATCGCTCGTCGCGCGAGCACCTGACGATGATGTCGTTCGACAACTCGTGGCGAGCCGGCCGCGGGTGCAGCCCATCGTCGAGGAAGAATCGGTCATTGTCGTCGAGGAAATGACCGAGGAGGATTTGCCGCCCGAGTCGGAGCCGGTCGAAGCGCCTCCATCCGTTCGGCTCGAACCGCCCCAGCCCGACGACGATGCCCTACGTGCAAGGCAGATCCTGCAGCAGGCGGACGCTTATTACGCGGTGCGAGATTATGCTTCGGCGATCACGATATTGCGTGACGGCGTGGCGATGGTGCCGCCGTCGCGCGAGCTTCGCGCGAAGCTGTGCGACGTCCTCGTCGAAGCGGGTGATCACGAAGGTGGCATTCGTCAGATGCTCATTTTCGCGCAGCGGTTGAGCATCGAGGGCGACGTGCCTGCAGCCGCGAAGCTGCTCGACGAAGTGTTGCTCATCGATCCTGCGCAAGCGGACGCGATTCAAATGCTCCGCGCGCTGGGCTACGACGTCGCTGTGCCGCAAGCAGCGGTCGCTTATCAGCAGCCGGCATACGCACATCAGGGGTACGATCCGAATGCGTACGACCCGAACGCGTACGACGCTGCGGCATCCGGGGCATATCAGCAATATCCGCAAGAGGCCCATCAAGGCTTGGATTTCAGCGATTCGTACGCTGGCGGAGCATACGCGCAGCAATATCCGGGGTACCCGGCGCAAGGTCAGGTCGCGGTGCATTATGCGGATGCGGGGCATTACCCGAACGTTCCGCAACCGTCACCGTCGCAATACGGCGGCACGCTCGACGAAGACGTTCTCGAGCAAATCGACTTCTTTGCCAATCAGGGGCTGCTCGAAGACGCGCGCCAGCTCTTGGACGATCAATTGCTACGTCTGCCGAATCATCCGATGCTGCTCTACAAGCGCAGTGAAATCGAGCAGATGGGGCGACCGTCGTACGTCCCGCAAGTTCCCGCGGAAGGTTTTGCTCACAAGCGGAGCGAATATCCGCCGGACGAAAATGCGGAAGACATCGCCCGAATGATCGAGCAAATCGGCGATTTCGCGGTGGAGCAGCCCGCTGCCGCGGCGCAAGCAGAATACCCGCAATGGAATGTCGATACGGTATTCCAGCAATTCAAGGCGGGCGTGACGGCTCAGATTTCGGAATCGGATGCGGCGACGCATTACGACCTGGGCGTCGCCTACCGCGAAATGGGTATGTATGCCGATGCCATCAACGAATTCGAGGTGGCGGCACGTGATCCGAGCCGAGAGTGCGTTTGTCGTTCCGTGATCGGTATGATTCACTTGCAGTTCGGCAACGTGGACGCAGCCATTGCGGCTTTCTTGCGGGGCCTCGAAGCACCGCAAAAGACGCGCGAGCAGGAACTGGCGCTC
- a CDS encoding response regulator transcription factor, with product MARRSFILIVGHGPELERDEGAAQTLRGLGANVRTLEMWEEPSRILRDDDDDVRAVLIETPERPDLAVALLRAVRRDQRLQGTPAIAAVSVPHVSRLDPAGGFDDFVLVPYVPAELYARIRKAEWQRSEFATEERVKIGPLVIDRSAHEACIDGRPVSLTAKEFALLSYLCERRGKVVSRDELLRRVWGNRYEGGPRTVDIHVTRLRTKFGSALPLATLRGAGYKLETPGSVTEEDTGEDGDDQGLSAERKRATGFLSA from the coding sequence ATGGCGCGCCGCTCGTTCATCCTCATCGTCGGGCACGGCCCCGAGCTCGAACGCGACGAAGGCGCCGCGCAGACGCTTCGGGGCCTCGGTGCGAACGTGCGCACGCTCGAGATGTGGGAAGAACCCAGTCGAATTCTGCGCGACGACGACGACGACGTGCGGGCCGTGCTCATCGAGACGCCCGAGCGCCCCGACCTCGCCGTCGCGTTGCTTCGCGCGGTTCGTCGCGACCAACGCCTCCAGGGCACCCCGGCAATCGCTGCCGTTTCGGTGCCGCACGTCTCGCGGCTCGACCCTGCCGGAGGTTTCGACGACTTCGTGCTCGTGCCGTACGTGCCCGCCGAGCTTTACGCGCGCATTCGCAAGGCCGAGTGGCAGCGGAGCGAATTCGCGACGGAAGAGCGCGTGAAGATCGGCCCGCTCGTGATCGACAGGTCTGCGCACGAAGCGTGCATCGACGGCCGCCCCGTATCGCTCACTGCCAAAGAATTTGCTTTGCTCTCGTACCTTTGCGAGCGGCGAGGCAAGGTGGTTTCACGCGACGAACTCTTGCGCCGCGTATGGGGAAATCGTTACGAAGGCGGACCGCGTACGGTCGACATTCACGTGACGAGGCTTCGCACGAAGTTCGGCTCTGCATTGCCGCTCGCCACGTTGCGCGGAGCTGGTTACAAGCTCGAGACGCCGGGCAGCGTGACGGAAGAAGACACGGGCGAAGATGGTGATGATCAAGGTTTGTCGGCGGAGCGAAAACGAGCGACTGGATTTTTGAGCGCATGA
- a CDS encoding amidohydrolase family protein: protein MDGTIAAARDPLGLLDIERRLMPIGEMTSQLAVTATRTRLRAASLASVSAALALLALTPIACGTPPRGVEWNGKRLPVVDMHLHPGDWDSVPEDTRKFLASRFPFPLGVDAESTAAASLTPESILSELDSAGIWAGGLFAIYAPRTVGIASNELVAEDLAYAPERFFGFASLRVDRWKTDRDVELERLKTMLSRPGFIGIKLAHAHQHFRMDEPSFYGIYEISSTMNKPIYLHTGSSPFPGTSREPAYTDPVYLEPAIQAFPNARFILGHLAYDFVDKRNSGLSTCIRLAKTYANVFLEPSALGSASSDPTGENLKEAMRLMREEGVVDRIIYGSDGPQSPGFVKSYLDRTVAAMQAAGYTEQEAADVLAGNFARVFGVSIPKDAAE, encoded by the coding sequence ATGGATGGGACAATCGCGGCTGCTCGAGACCCGCTGGGTTTGCTTGACATCGAGCGGCGCCTGATGCCCATTGGTGAAATGACTTCTCAGCTTGCAGTCACTGCAACGCGAACGCGCCTGCGAGCCGCATCGTTGGCATCCGTATCGGCAGCGCTTGCTCTTTTGGCGCTCACTCCAATCGCGTGTGGCACGCCTCCGCGCGGCGTCGAATGGAATGGAAAGCGTCTTCCGGTGGTCGACATGCATCTGCACCCAGGCGACTGGGACTCCGTTCCAGAGGACACGAGAAAGTTTTTGGCTTCGCGTTTTCCATTTCCGCTCGGTGTGGATGCAGAATCGACTGCAGCAGCAAGCCTCACGCCGGAAAGCATCCTGTCCGAGCTCGATTCAGCGGGAATCTGGGCTGGCGGGCTGTTTGCCATTTATGCCCCGCGTACGGTGGGAATCGCCTCGAACGAGCTCGTAGCGGAAGATCTCGCGTATGCTCCAGAGCGTTTTTTTGGCTTTGCGTCGCTTCGTGTCGACCGGTGGAAGACCGATCGCGACGTCGAGCTGGAGCGGCTGAAAACGATGCTATCGCGCCCTGGTTTCATCGGCATCAAGCTTGCTCACGCGCACCAACATTTTCGCATGGACGAGCCTTCGTTTTATGGGATTTACGAAATATCGTCGACGATGAACAAACCGATTTATTTGCACACCGGTTCGAGTCCTTTTCCGGGAACGTCGCGAGAACCCGCGTACACCGATCCCGTCTATCTGGAGCCAGCCATTCAGGCATTTCCGAACGCACGTTTCATCCTCGGGCACCTGGCATACGATTTCGTCGACAAACGCAATTCGGGACTTTCTACGTGCATTCGGCTGGCGAAAACGTATGCCAACGTGTTTCTCGAACCTTCGGCGCTCGGATCGGCTTCGTCGGACCCCACCGGGGAAAACTTGAAAGAGGCCATGCGGCTCATGCGTGAAGAAGGCGTGGTGGATCGCATCATTTATGGCAGTGATGGCCCCCAGAGTCCGGGATTCGTGAAAAGTTACCTCGATAGAACCGTCGCCGCAATGCAAGCTGCCGGATACACCGAGCAAGAAGCTGCGGACGTTTTGGCTGGCAACTTTGCCCGAGTTTTTGGCGTGAGCATTCCAAAGGACGCGGCCGAATGA
- a CDS encoding D-tyrosyl-tRNA(Tyr) deacylase, producing MRAVVQRALSARVEVAGEVVGRIDRGLVVFVGAGEHDERADIDYTVNKVVNLRVFPDERGRMTKALGEVGGALLVISQFTVFGDVRRGLRPSFDGAMEPVRAEAMYDEFVAACRAAGAHVETGRFRADMRVFVENDGPVTILVDSKRVF from the coding sequence ATGCGCGCGGTCGTGCAACGAGCGCTCTCGGCGCGTGTCGAGGTTGCGGGCGAGGTCGTCGGGCGTATCGATCGAGGGCTCGTCGTGTTCGTGGGAGCAGGCGAGCACGACGAGCGAGCGGACATCGACTACACGGTGAACAAGGTGGTGAACCTGCGGGTTTTTCCCGACGAACGCGGGCGTATGACGAAGGCGCTGGGTGAAGTGGGCGGAGCGCTGCTCGTGATCAGTCAGTTCACGGTGTTCGGAGACGTGCGTCGTGGTCTTCGTCCGAGCTTCGATGGAGCGATGGAGCCGGTGCGGGCGGAGGCGATGTACGACGAGTTTGTCGCGGCATGTCGAGCGGCGGGGGCGCACGTCGAGACGGGGCGATTTCGTGCGGACATGCGGGTATTCGTCGAGAACGACGGGCCGGTGACGATACTCGTGGATTCGAAGCGGGTGTTTTAG
- the tldD gene encoding metalloprotease TldD (responsible for the proteolytic maturation of the E. coli pMccB17 plasmid-encoded microcin B17, an exported protein that targets the essential topoisomerase II DNA gyrase; degrades the E. coli plasmid F-encoded CcdA) — protein MTQSAAYRAPFGPGGDSSIDADLCGRLLAVALAKGGEYADLFFEYRAGGGFTFDEGILKAASRGVSMGVGVRVLRGDATGYAYTEDLTWESMKRAAETAAQIATGKSATTSVKLAPRELPQRYEVPLVSLDVPGANKRALLERASAAAHAHDAHIVKAEASFSEEIREVLVATSDGIMVHDVQPLFRFGVRAIAERNGKRQEGSSGGGGRMTMTDYFQDRSPEWHAREAARQAVVMLDAEEAPAGEMNVVLAPGDSGILLHEAVGHGLEADFNRKGTSNYSGKVGQPVASPLCTVVDDATLGSSRGTINVDDEGNEPKKSVLIENGTLVGYMHDRLSAKHYKQTSTGNGRRESFGSVPLPRMTNTILLGGPHDPQEIVSSVKRGVFAKKFGGGQVDISNGDFVFSLTESYLIEDGKITRPLKGVNLIGNGPAVLGQVTMLGNDLATSDGIWTCGKDGQSVPVGVGCPTIKIDRITVGGTKIG, from the coding sequence ATGACGCAAAGTGCAGCCTATCGCGCCCCGTTTGGTCCAGGCGGGGACAGCTCGATCGACGCCGACCTCTGTGGACGCCTCTTGGCCGTCGCGCTCGCCAAAGGCGGCGAATACGCCGACCTCTTCTTCGAATACCGCGCCGGTGGGGGTTTTACCTTCGACGAAGGCATCCTCAAAGCCGCATCCCGTGGCGTTTCCATGGGCGTTGGTGTTCGCGTTTTGCGAGGCGATGCGACCGGGTATGCCTACACCGAGGATCTCACCTGGGAATCGATGAAACGCGCCGCAGAAACAGCGGCGCAAATCGCAACCGGCAAGTCGGCGACCACGTCCGTGAAACTCGCACCTCGCGAACTGCCGCAACGCTACGAAGTGCCCCTCGTTTCGCTCGATGTTCCGGGTGCAAACAAACGCGCTCTGCTCGAACGCGCCAGCGCCGCGGCCCACGCGCACGACGCGCACATCGTCAAAGCCGAAGCGAGTTTTTCCGAAGAGATCCGCGAAGTGCTCGTCGCAACGAGCGACGGGATCATGGTGCACGACGTGCAACCCCTTTTTCGATTCGGCGTGCGCGCCATCGCCGAACGAAACGGCAAACGCCAAGAAGGATCGAGCGGCGGAGGCGGTCGCATGACGATGACCGATTACTTCCAGGATCGATCACCCGAATGGCACGCGCGCGAAGCTGCACGACAAGCCGTCGTCATGCTCGACGCCGAAGAGGCTCCTGCGGGCGAAATGAACGTCGTGCTCGCGCCTGGCGATAGCGGCATCTTGCTGCACGAAGCCGTCGGTCACGGACTCGAGGCCGACTTCAATCGCAAAGGAACGTCGAACTACTCCGGCAAAGTCGGCCAGCCCGTCGCGAGCCCTTTGTGCACCGTCGTCGACGATGCGACCTTGGGTTCGTCCCGTGGAACCATCAACGTGGACGACGAAGGCAACGAGCCGAAAAAGAGCGTGCTCATCGAGAACGGCACGCTCGTCGGCTACATGCACGATCGGCTGAGCGCCAAACACTACAAGCAAACTTCGACGGGCAATGGCCGCCGAGAAAGCTTTGGTTCCGTACCATTGCCTCGCATGACCAACACCATCTTGCTCGGTGGCCCGCACGATCCGCAGGAAATCGTTTCGAGCGTCAAACGCGGCGTGTTCGCCAAGAAGTTCGGCGGCGGTCAAGTCGACATCTCGAACGGTGATTTCGTCTTCTCGTTGACCGAGAGTTATCTCATCGAAGACGGCAAGATCACGCGCCCGCTGAAGGGTGTGAACCTCATCGGCAACGGCCCCGCGGTGCTCGGTCAAGTCACCATGCTCGGCAATGATCTGGCCACATCCGACGGAATTTGGACCTGTGGCAAAGACGGTCAGAGCGTTCCGGTCGGCGTCGGATGTCCGACCATCAAAATCGATCGCATCACCGTGGGTGGTACGAAAATCGGTTGA